One Lepus europaeus isolate LE1 chromosome 7, mLepTim1.pri, whole genome shotgun sequence DNA segment encodes these proteins:
- the LOC133762857 gene encoding pecanex-like protein 3 isoform X4 codes for MGSQVLQILRQGVWASLTGGWFFDPHQSTFSNCFHLYVWIFLLTFPFLLYMVLPPSLIVAGVYCLVVAVIFATIKTVNYRLHAMFDQGEIVEKRSSTVGEPEEEPAQGDGNPPRDPGVEMTVFRKVSSTPPVRCSSQHSVFGFNQVSELLPRMEDAGPLRDIKELVREQGCNNVIVTSADREMLKLSSQERLLGDLPQTPPGAVPEPSLPSTDSSERSPLAGDGGPWGGSSVADTPMSPLLKGSLSQELSKSFLTLTRPDRALVRTSSRREQRRGASGYQPLERRGSGEPTPQKAGSSDSCFSGTDRETLSSFKSEKTNSTHLDSPPGGQAPEGSDTDPPSEAELPASPDAGVPSDDTLRSFDTVIGTGTPPGPAEPLLVVRPKDLALLRPSTRRPPLRRHSPPGRAPRRPLLEAGSFFEDEDTSEGSELSPASSLRSQRRYSTGSSSSTSCYSPESSRGAVGGPRKRRAPPGAEDGTAVPPKRPYGTQRTPSTASAKTHARVLSMDGAGGDVLRAPLAGSKAELESQAGVELAAGEPAVLPAEARRGPAANQPGWRGELQEEGAVGGAEESGQRDPSSSVRRTQAIRRRHNAGSNPTPPASVMGSPPSSLQEAQRGRAASHSRALTLPSALHLASSLLLTRAGANVHEACTFDDTSEGAVHYFYDESGVRRSYTFGLAGGGYENPVGQQGEQATNGAWDRHSHSSSFHSADVPEAAGGLNLLQPRPVVLQGMQEQTLMEEAPPRAQHSYKYWLLPGRWTSVRYERLALLALLDRTRGVMENIFGVGLSSLVAFLGYLLLLKGFFTDIWVFQFCLVIASCQYSLLKSVQPDAASPMHGHNWVIAYSRPVYFCICCLLIWLLDALGAAQPFPPVSLYGLTLFSASFFFCARDVATVFTLCFPFVFLLGLLPQVNTCLMYLLEQIDMHGFGGTAATSPLTAVFSLARSLLAAALLYGFCLGAIKSPWPEQHVPVLFSVFCGLLVALSYHLSRQSSDPTVLWSLIRSKLFPELEERSLETARAEPPDPLPDKMRQSVREVLHSDLVMCVLIAVLTFAISASTVFIALKSVLAFVLYALAGAVGFFTHYLLPQLRKQLPWFCLSQPVLKPLEYSQYEVRGAAQVMWFEKLYAGLQCVEKYLIYPAVVLHALTVDAHTVVSHPDKFCLHCRALLMTVAGLKLLRSAFCCPPQQYLTLAFTVLLFHFDYPRLSQGFLLDYFLMSLLCSKLWDLLYKLRFVLTYIAPWQITWGSAFHAFAQPFAVPHSAMLFVQALLSGLFSTPLNPLLGSAVFIMSYARPLKFWERDYNTKRVDHSNTRLVTQLDRNPGADDNNLNSIFYEHLTRSLQHTLCGDLVLGRWGNYGPGDCFVLASDYLNALVHLIEVGNGLVTFQLRGLEFRGTYCQQREVEAITEGVEEDEGCCCCEPGHLPRVLSFNAAFGQRWLAWEVTASKYVLEGYSISDNNAASMLQVFDLRKILITYYVKSIIYYVSRSPKLESWLSHEGIATALRPVRAPGYADSDPTFSLSVDEDYDLRLSGLSLPSFCAVHLEWIQYCASRRGQPVEQDWNSPLVTLCFGLCVLGRRALGTASHSMSASLEPFLYGLHALFKGDFRITSPRDEWVFADMDLLHRVVAPGVRMALKLHQDHFTSPDEYEEPAALYDAIAANEERLVISHEGDPAWRSAILSNTPSLLALRHVLDDASDEYKIIMLNRRHLSFRVIKVNRECVRGLWAGQQQELVFLRNRNPERGSIQNAKQALRNMINSSCDQPLGYPIYVSPLTTSLAGSHPQLRALWGGPVSLGTIARWFLHSWERLHKGCGAGCNSGGNVDEADCGGGGLTSLSSNPPLAHPTPENTAGSGDQLLPPGPGWGPQPPLSSGSGDGRPPPSLQWPPPRLPGPPPASPAPAEGPRPSRPPGPGLLSSEGPSGKWSLGGRKGLGGSDGEPASGSPKGGTPKSQAPLDLSLSPDASAEASPPRAAQDAPCLDSGAAESGTPAGAPADWPAPAEERESPAAQPLLEHQY; via the exons ATGGGGTCTCAGGTGTTGCAGATCCTGCGCCAGGGGGTGTGGGCCTCGCTCACCGGCGGCTGGTTCTTCGACCCGCACCAGAGCACCTTCTCCAACTGCTTCCACCTCTATGTCTGGATCTTCCTGCTCACTTTTCCCTTCTTGCTGTACATG GTCCTGCCCCCCAGCCTGATAGTGGCCGGCGTGTACTGCCTGGTGGTGGCCGTCATCTTCGCCACCATCAAGACGGTGAATTATCGGCTGCACGCCATGTTCGACCAGGGCGAGATCGTCGAGAAGCGCAGCTCGACCGTGGGGGAGCCTGAGGAAGAACCGGCCCAGGGGGACGGCAATCCGCCTCG GGACCCTGGAGTGGAGATGACGGTGTTTCGGAAAGTGAGTTCCACGCCTCCGGTCCGCTGCAGTTCCCAGCATTCCGTGTTCGGCTTCAACCAGGTCTCG GAGCTGCTGCCCCGGATGGAGGATGCTGGACCCCTCAGAG ACATCAAGGAGCTGGTGCGCGAGCAGGGCTGCAACAACGTGATCGTGACCTCGGCCGACCGAGAGATGCTGAAGCTGAGCTCCCAGGAGAGACTGC TTGGAGACCTTCCCCAGACACCCCCGGGGGCTGTCCCAGAGCCCTCGCTCCCCAGCACGGACTCTTCGGAGCGGTCCCCCCTGGCTGGAGATGGAGGCCCCTGGGGCGGGAGCAGCGTGGCCGACACCCCCATGAGCCCCCTGCTGAAAGGGAGcctcagccaggagctgagcaAGAGCTTCCTGACCCTGACGCGGCCCGACCGGGCCTTGGTGAGGACCAGCAGCCGCCGGGAGCAGCGCCGGGGGGCCAGCGGCTACCAGCCCCTGGAGCGGCGGGGCTCCGGCGAGCCCACGCCACAGAAAGCCGGCTCCTCGGACTCTTGCTTCAGCGGCACTGACCGGGAGACCCTGAGCAGCTTCAAGAGCGAGAAGACCAACTCCACCCACTTGGACAGCCCGCCCGGTGGGCAGGCCCCCGAGGGCAGCGACACGGACCCGCCCTCCGAGGCCGAGCTGCCGGCCTCACCGGACGCAGGGGTCCCCTCGGATGACACGCTACGTTCCTTCGACACGGTCATCGGAACAGGGACGCCACCGGGACCTGCTGAGCCGCTCCTGGTTGtgcggcccaaggatttggccctgCTGCGGCCCAGCACGCGGCGGCCCCCCCTGCGAAGACACTCCCCGCCTGGCCGAGCCCCGCGCCGGCCCCTGCTCGAGGCCGGGAGCTTCTTTGAGGACGAAGACACCAGCGAGGGCAGTGAGCTGAGCCCGGCCTCCAGTCTGCGGTCACAGCGCCGCTACAGCACTGGCAGCTCCTCGTCTACCTCCTGCTATTCCCCCGAGAGCTCCCGGGGTGCAGTGGGGGGGCCCCGCAAGCGGCGGGCCCCTCCCGGGGCTGAGGACGGGACCGCGGTGCCCCCCAAACGGCCCTATGGGACCCAGCGGACGCCCAGTACCGCCAGCGCCAAAACACACGCCCGCGTGCTGAGCATGGATGGCGCGGGGGGTGATGTCCTCAGGGCGCCCCTGGCTGGCTCCAAGGCTGAGCTGGAGTCTCAGGCAGGGGTGGAGCTGGCTGCCGGAGAGCCCGCCGTGCTGCCTGCCGAGGCCCGCAGGGGACCTGCTGCCAACCAGCCGGGCTGGCGAGGGGAGCTGCAGGAGGAAGGTGCGGTGGGTGGAG CCGAGGAGAGCGGCCAGCGGGACCCCTCCAGCAGCGTGAGGCGGACCCAGGCGATCCGGAGGCGCCACAACGCAGGCAGCAACCCCACGCCCCCGGCCTCCGTCATGGGCTCGCCCCCCAG cagcctgcaggaGGCTCAGCGGGGCCGGGCTGCCTCGCACTCGCGGGCGCTGACGCTGCCCTCCGCGCTGCACCTCGCCTCCTCGCTGCTGCTCACCCGCGCCGGCGCCAACGTGCACGAGGCCTGCACCTTCGATGACACCTCCGAGGGCGCCGTGCACTACTTCTACGACGAGAGCG GTGTGCGGCGTTCTTACACCTTTGGCCTGGCCGGAGGCGGCTATGAGAACCCTGTAGGGCAGCAGGGGGAGCAGGCAACCAACGGAGCCTG GGACCGTCACTCACATTCCTCCAGCTTCCACTCAGCCGATGTCCCGGAGGCCGCGGGGGGCCTCAACCTGCTGCAGCCGAGGCCCGTGGTTCTGCAGGGCATGCAG GAGCAGACGCTGATGGAGGAGGCCCCGCCCCGTGCCCAGCACAGCTACAAGtactggcttctccctggccgcTGGACCTCCGTGCGCTATGAGCGGCTcgccctgctggccctgctggaccG GACGCGGGGGGTGATGGAGAACATCTTCGGCGTGGGCCTGAGCAGCCTGGTGGCTTTCCTGGGCTACCTGCTGCTGCTCAAAGGCTTCTTCACCgacatctgggtcttccagttCTGCCTGGTCATCGCCTCCTGCCAGTATTCCCTGCTGAAG AGCGTCCAGCCTGATGCGGCGTCTCCCATGCAC ggccacaACTGGGTGATCGCGTACAGCCGGCCAGTCTACTTCTGCATCTGCTGCCTGCTCATCTGGCTGCTGGACGCCCTGGGCGCTGCCCAGCCCTTCCCGCCCGTGTCCCTGTACGGCCTCACGCTCTTCTCGGCCTCCTTCTTCTTCTGTGCGCGCGATGTGGCCACTG TGTTCACCCTGTGCTTCCCGTTCGTTTTCCTCCTGGGCCTCCTGCCCCAGGTCAACACCTGCCTCATGTACCTGCTGGAGCAGATAGACATGCACGGCTTCGGGGGCACAG CCGCCACGAGCCCCCTCACTGCGGTCTTCAGCCTCGCCCGCAGCCTGCTCGCTGCTGCCCTGCTCTATGGCTTCTGCctcggggccatcaag TCTCCATGGCCGGAGCAGCACGTCCCTGTCCTCTTCTCCGTCTTCTGTGGCCTGCTGGTGGCGCTGTCCTACCACCTGAGCCGGCAGAGCAGTGACCCCACCGTGCTCTG GTCTCTGATCCGGAGCAAGCTCTTCCCTGAGCTGGAGGAGCGCAGCCTGGAGACAGCCCGAGCCGAGCCCCCGGACCCGCTGCCAGACAAGATGCGCCAGTCGGTG CGGGAGGTCCTGCACTCCGACCTGGTGATGTGTGTGCTGATCGCCGTGCTTACCTTCGCCATCAGCGCCAGCACCGTCTTCATCGCCCTGAAG TCAGTGCTGGCTTTCGTGTTGTACGCCCTGGCCGGGGCCGTGGGCTTCTTCACCCACTACCTGCTGCCACAGCTCCGCAAGCAGCTGCCCTGGTTCTGCCTCTCTCAGCCCGTGCTCAAGCCGCTGGAGTACAGCCAGTACGAAGTGCGCG GTGCCGCCCAGGTGATGTGGTTCGAGAAGCTGTACGCCGGCCTGCAGTGCGTTGAGAAGTACCTCATCTACCCTGCTGTGGTGCTCCACGCCCTCACGGTGGACGCCCACACTGTCGTCAGCCACCCAGacaagttctgcctgca CTGCCGGGCGCTGCTGATGACcgtggctgggctgaagctgctGCGCTCGGCCTTCTGCTGCCCGCCCCAGCAGTACTTGACCTTGGCCTTCACTGTGCTGCTCTTCCACTTCGACTACCCACGCCTCTCCCAGGGCTTTCTGCTCGACTACTTCCTCATGTCGCTGCTGTGCAGCAAG CTCTGGGACCTGCTGTATAAGCTGCGGTTCGTGCTCACCTACATCGCCCCCTGGCAGATCACCTGGGGTTCGGCCTTCCATGCCTTCGCCCAGCCCTTTGCTGTACCAC ACTCGGCCATGCTGTTCGTGCAGGCCCTGCTCTCGGGGCTCTTCTCCACGCCGCTCAACCCCCTGCTGGGCAGCGCCGTCTTCATCATGTCCTACGCCAGGCCTCTCAAGTTCTGGGAGCGGGACTACAA CACTAAGCGCGTGGATCATTCCAACACCCGCCTCGTCACCCAGCTGGACCGGAACCCCG GCGCTGACGACAACAACCTCAACTCCATCTTCTATGAGCACTTGACACGCTCTCTGCAGCACACGCTGTGTGGGGACCTGGTGCTGGGCCGCTGGGGCAACTATGGCCCCGGCGACTGCTTCGTCCTGGCCTCCGACTACCTCAACGCCCTCGTGCATCTCATCGAGGTTGGCAATGGCCTCGTCACCTTCCAGCTGCGTGGCCTTGAGTTCCGGG GCACCTACTGCCAGCAGCGGGAGGTGGAGGCCATCACCGAGGGGGTGGAGGAGGacgagggctgctgctgctgcgagCCTGGCCACCTGCCGCGTGTGCTGTCCTTCAACGCCGCCTTCGGGCAGcgctggctggcctgggaggtgaCGGCCAGCAAGTACGTGCTGGAAGGCTACAGCATCAGTGACAACAACGCCGCCTCCATGCTGCAGGTCTTTGACCTCCGCAAGATCCTCATCACCTACTACGTGAAG AGCATCATCTATTACGTGAGCCGCTCCCCgaagctggagtcctggctgagcCACGAGGGCATCGCCACCGCCCTGCGGCCTGTGCGGGCCCCCGGCTACGCTGACTCGGACCCCACCTTCTCGCTGAGTGTGGACGAGGACTACGACCTCCGCCTTTCTGGTCTCTCGCTGCCCTCCTTCTGCGCCGTGCACCTGGAGTGGATCCAGTACTGTGCCTCCCGGCGTGGCCAG CCTGTGGAGCAGGATTGGAACTCACCGCTGGTGACACTGTGTTTTGGTCTGTGTGTGCTGGGCCGCCGGGCCCTGGGGACCGCCTCCCACAGCATGTCCGCCAG CCTGGAGCCCTTCCTGTACGGGCTGCACGCCCTGTTCAAGGGGGACTTCCGCATCACCTCCCCTCGGGACGAGTGGGTCTTCGCCGACATGGACCTGCTGCACCGCGTGGTGGCGCCTGGGGTCCGCATGGCCCTGAAGCTCCACCAG gACCACTTCACGTCCCCCGATGAGTACGAGGAGCCGGCGGCGCTGTACGACGCCATTGCCGCCAACGAGGAGCGGCTGGTCATCTCGCACGAGGGCGACCCGGCCTGGCGCAGCGCCATCCTCAGCAACACGCCCTCGCTGCTGGCCCTGCGACACGTCCTGGACGACGCCTCGGACGAGTACAAGATCATCATGCTCAACCGGCGCCACCTCAGCTTCCGCGTCATCAAG GTGAACCGGGAGTGCGTGCGTGGCCTGTGGgccgggcagcagcaggagctggtgtTCCTGCGCAACCGCAACCCAGAGCGCGGCAGCATCCAGAACGCCAAGCAGGCGCTGCGCAACATGATCAACTCGTCCTGCGACCAGCCGCTCGGCTACCCCATCTACGTGTCGCCGCTCACCACCTCGCTGGCCGGCAGCCACCCGCAGCTGCGCGCGCTGTGGGGCGGGCCCGTCAGCCTGGGCACCATCGCCCGCTGGTTCCTGCACAGCTGGGAGAG GCTTCACAAGGGCTGTGGTGCCGGCTGCAACAGCGGTGGCAACGTGGATGAGGCAGACTGTGGCGGGGGCGGCCTGACCTCGCTCAGCAGTAACCCCCCCTTGGCACACCCCACGCCTGAGAACACAGCAG GCAGTGGTGACCAGCTCCTCCCTCCGGGCCCTGGCTGGGGGCCGCAGCCACCCCTGAGCTCTGGCTCCGGGGATGGGCGGCCCCCCCCCTCACTGCAGTGGCCTCCCCCTCGGCTCCCCGGACCGCCCCCTGCCTCGCCTGCCCCTGCTGAGGGTCCCCGACCCTCACGgccccctggccctgggctcctcaGTTCCGAGGGACCCAGTGGGAAGTGGAGCCTTGGGGGTCGGAAGGGGCTGGGAGGATCTGACGGGGAGCCGGCCTCAGGGAGCCCCAAAGGAGGCACCCCCAAATCTCAG GCGCCTCTGGACCTCAGCCTCAGCCCGGATGCCAGCGCCGAGGCCTCGccccccagagcagcccaggaCGCTCCTTGCTTGGACAGCGGTGCCGCTGAGAGTGGCACGCCCGCCGGGGCCCCGGCTGACTGGCCAGCCCCTGCTGAGGAGCGCGAGAGCCCGGCCGCCCAGCCCCTGTTGGAGCACCAGTACTGA